CGGTAGAAGTCGCAGCAACAGCAGAACCTGCGGAGATAGCCAGAACAGCGGCCAGTGCTGAAAGACATGCAATTTTTTTCATAACCACCTCAAATGTGCTTCAAATAAATCCTAAGTTTTAAATATATCAAAAATTGATGAGAAACTCTTTGCGATTAGTGATGTCTAACGGGCCATTTCGTGTAACAGAACATTTCCATGAGCCGCTATCTCTTTCAATTAACATCAATTTTCTGGATTATCGCCCCATTATTACGCGCATAATAAAGGACATTCATCCAGATTAATCCTAATCTGGCAGCGCATTAATCCATCAATCTGCCGCCATTTTACGGCTTCCCAGGAATTTTTTTTCAACGAAGACTCAACCGCAGAAGGTTATTTCCATTACACTGCCTCTTTTACTTTTCTATACACAAATCAGACAAGTTGCTGGATGTCGTGTATCTACAGTTATCGTCAGGAGAACGGATGCCAGGGTCGTCACGTAAAACCCCAGTTTGGTTGCCCATTTTAGTACTGCTTATCGCTATGTCCTCGATCCAGAGTGGCGCATCGCTGGCAAAATCACTGTTCCCGCTGGTTGGCGCACCCGGTGTGACCGCCCTTCGTCTGGCGCTTGGTACGCTGATCCTGATTGTCTTCTTCAAACCCTGGCGTCTTCGTTTTGCCAAAGAGCAGCGACTGCCGCTGCTTTTTTACGGCCTGTCGCTGGGAGGCATGAACTACCTCTTCTATTTGTCGATTCAGACGGTCCCGCTGGGGATCGCGGTCGCACTGGAATTTACCGGGCCGCTGGCGGTCGCCCTGTTCTCGTCGCGACGCCCCGTTGATTTTATCTGGGTGGTGCTGGCCGTTCTGGGGCTTTGGTTCCTGCTGCCGCTGGGTCAGGACGTTTCGCATGTTGACCTGTTTGGTGCCGCTATGGCGTTGGGTGCAGGTGCTTGCTGGGCTATCTATATCCTTAGCGGTCAACGCGCTGGCGCGGAACACGGCCCGGCCACCGTTGCGGTAGGCTCGCTGATTGCTGCTCTGGTTTTCGTTCCACTCGGGGTGGCGCAGGCCGGAGAAGCGCTCTGGCACTGGTCGGTGATTCCACTGGGTCTGGCGGTCGCGGTGCTGTCGACAGCGCTCCCCTATTCGCTGGAAATGATTGCCTTAACCCGTCTGCCTACTCGCACCTTTGGTACGTTGATGAGCATGGAGCCGGCACTGGCTGCGGTAGCGGGCATCCTGTTTCTGGGTGAGACGCTGACGCCAGTCCAGCTGCTGGCCCTCGGCGCGATCATTGCCGCCTCAATGGGCTCAACGCTGACTATTCGGCGAGAAAGCAAAATAAAAGAGGTTGATGTAAATTAATTTTACATTTCTGCATGGTTTGCATAACCATGCAGAATATCGACCCACTGTTTTCCCTGTATTTTCCTGATATTTCGTCCCTGCTCACCTGCCCCACCCGCCTATTTATTCTCATTCTTATGTCACCGGGAGAATATTTAC
The DNA window shown above is from Citrobacter farmeri and carries:
- the rhtA gene encoding threonine/homoserine exporter RhtA produces the protein MPGSSRKTPVWLPILVLLIAMSSIQSGASLAKSLFPLVGAPGVTALRLALGTLILIVFFKPWRLRFAKEQRLPLLFYGLSLGGMNYLFYLSIQTVPLGIAVALEFTGPLAVALFSSRRPVDFIWVVLAVLGLWFLLPLGQDVSHVDLFGAAMALGAGACWAIYILSGQRAGAEHGPATVAVGSLIAALVFVPLGVAQAGEALWHWSVIPLGLAVAVLSTALPYSLEMIALTRLPTRTFGTLMSMEPALAAVAGILFLGETLTPVQLLALGAIIAASMGSTLTIRRESKIKEVDVN